The sequence below is a genomic window from Henriciella marina DSM 19595.
AGTGCAGACACCACGTTCTGCGTATCTAAAAGATAGCCATACTCCCGCATCAGAAGCGTGGCTTCCTGTTTCTCGAGATTGTATGAAATTGCCCGCTCGAACTCATACTCCTTCTGGCCATCGACCACCTGAAGGGAGTCGTATTCAGAGACATTGATGATCAGGTGCGTCTCGCTGGGCCAGTACATGCCCTCAAGCCGGTAGACATCGCCGATGGGGATGTACTGGTTGTCGCCGCCATTCACGATGTCGAACACGCAAACTGACGGCTTGCCTTCGGGTGAGCAGTGGACGGCGAGCTGGTCTCCAGATGGTGAAAGGCTGGGCCACTTCACGCCGTCTGCACGCCCAAACAAATCAACAGTATCGGCCGCCGCGGGCAAGACACACATCAAAGCGGATAACGAAGCGGTCAGTAATTTCATTTGTATTTCCCTCAGACTTTCAACCTCCAGGCTAAGCGCTGAAGTGGGGGCGTTCAACCGAATGCATCCTGCTGTCGCTAATAGAAGCATTACTCCCCCGCACAAATGCATGGGTGCACTGCACAAATATGCCTTTAAATTATTGCTGCATGCGCGAAGGTATATTGTGCATCTGCGAAAACGCAGGGCCAAACCTTTCGGGCAATGACCCAGCAATTCAAATCGAAAAGGGCTCGATTATGAAAAAGCGTATTTCCTCCCTCCTCTTCGCGATGTCACTCTTTGGCGGCGTCGCACACGCAGAAACCGATTACTCCAAAGTGCAGGCGACCTTCACTTTCGACCAGGAAGCACTCCAGACTGAAGCCGGCGCAGCAGAGGTCCTCGCAAACCTCGAAGTGCAAGCCGAGCGTGCCTGTCGCAAGGTTTCGCTGGTAACCATCGGCCTGACGGTCGATGAAGTCTGCGCAGAAGACCTGATGTATCAGGCTGTGAACAGCATCGGCCACCGCAATCTGGCCTCCCAGTATGCTGCCTCGACCTATTACACGCCGGCTCCATCGGCCCGCATCCAGCTGGCAGCACGCTAAGCTTACTTGCGCCGACGATACGTCAGCGCAAACCGAACAAGCCCCGGCCTGGCCTTGCCAGAGCCGGGGTTTTTCGTGCCTGCGGTTCCGAGCAAAAGACTGGTTCGTCCGAAGCGCCTGAACCGGAACGGCCTAGGTGACCAAGCCAGCTGATGGCTGATTACAAAAAAGCCCGCGCATCCTGGGATGCACGGGCTCATTTTGATTTGCAAAGTCTTGCGTGGTCTGGCTTACGGCGCTGGCGCAGCCTCAGCACTCGCCATCATCATGCCGCCGCTATTTGGTGCAGGGGCCGTCTCACGGATGGCGTCAATCTCATCGCGGCGCGCCACGAATTCTGCGAATATGGTTGGCGTTTCGGAGAGCTTGCGTCCGGTCGGCAGGTCAAGCGTCATGCCGTTGATGTGGCTGCCATTGCGCAGGACTTCATAATGAAGGTGCGGGCCGGTCGAGGCGCCGGTCGAGCCGACATAGCCAATGACGTCGCCCTGCTGGACGCGGGCACCAGATCTCATGCCGCTCGCAAAGCGGGACATGTGGGCATAAGCCGTCTGGTAGCCATTGGCGTGCTTGATACGGACATAGTTGCCATAGCCGCCATAGCGGTTGGCGCGCTCAATCGTACCATGACCCGCCGCATAGATCGGCGTTCCGCTCGGCGCGGCAAAGTCAGTGCCCTTGTGAAGCTTGTTGTAGCCGGAAATCGGGTGACGGCGATAACCGAAGTTCGATGACAGACGCGCACCATTGATCGGCGTCTTCATTAGGAACTTCGTCGCGCTCTCACCGTCATAGTTGAAGTAGTCGACAGCGCCGTCATCCTCTGGCGCGAAGCGGTAGTAGGATTTTTCAAGGCGGCGGCCATTGATCGCCGCGTAGATTACGTTGCCCGAGCTGACGCGGTTCCCACGCTCATCGACCATCTCTTCATAGACGATCTCGAAGCTGTCGCCCGGGTGGATGTCGCGTTGGAAGTCAAGGTCATAGCCGAAGATCTTGGCAAAATCGACGACCTGCTGGTCATGGGCGCCTTGTGCGAGAGCCGTCTGATAGATGCTACCATCGATCTCGCCTGCAACGCGGCGCTCGACCGGCTGGGTGTGCGCCTGAAGGACCATCGGCATGAAGGCGCCGTCGCTCATCCGCTTGGACAGGATCTGTTCACCGCTATCACGGCTGAGCGAGAGGGAGACAAGCTCAGCAGTGGCTGGTGTGTCGCCGCGGAACTGCGCGGTGACATTGAGACCCGGGCGGACACGGCGGGGATCGACAAGCTCGGCGTCATAGATCGCCTGGAGCGAGCGAGAGGCGTCCGTTCCACCAACACCAAGGTCCGTGACAAGCTCGATAAGTGTTTCGCGCGGCTGCAGCGTCGCATCCCGCGTAATCACCTGATCCTCCACATCGAACCCTTCTGCACTGAGAAGCGTTGCAGCAAGCGGCGAAGCGAGCTGCACGGTTGCAGCGGGTTGAGCCTGGGCCGTTCGAGACTGACCGAGGGAATGGAATACACCGAGCGACGTGCCGACTGCGGCAATGCCCAGCATGGAGAGTGTGATTGTACTACGCGAAAGATTCATATCGAGAAACGGGCCTCCCTGGTCCCAGCGTGCAAGACGCGTGCGAACGGTTCAAGTCTATGCCCCTGTCAGTTGAATTCCTTACCTCGCGATTAAGGTAAACGGATTTATCAACCTGCCCCGGCACTGTAGGTACCGGTGCGATGGGCACCCTGCAAGCCGTGGTTCCATGCTATCTGCAGTCAACGCTAGAAATCAGCCTTTGGGGACGGGATGTTCAAGCATTTGATTAAAAATCGGCCATGGTTGACTGGTGTCTGTGCCGTATTGGGGCTGATCCTCCTCGCGCTCTGTCTGGCATGGCTGTTCCGACAGTCGATCCTGGGACAGGTCGCCAAAAGCTGGTGCCAGTCGAATGAGCTGGAATGCATCTTCGAAATCGATCGCGTCAGCTTTTCCGGCGCCGAACTCAGCCAGGTTTCGATCACGAACAGGCAAGGCAAGACCCCGATTGAAGCAGACGAAATCGATGTCGAACTCGATTGGCCATCGGCATTCATGCCGTCGGTCCGTGCGGTTCGCGCAGAGCGGCCCGTGCTGCGCGCAGAATACACCAGCGAGGGGAATTTCGAATTCGGCGGCCTTGAGGATATCGGCAACGGCCGGAGCAACAACAACGCCAATATCGAAATACCGGACATATCCGTCAAAGATGCCCGGATCGAACTGATGACACCTGCCGGGCAGATCAATCTGACCGGAGACGTGTCAGGTGAGCTCCCCTTTCAGGCGGAGATCCATGCCCGCATAGAGCCGGTCGAGCTCAATACCGAAGACGGCCAGCTGGTCGTTGAGGAAGGCCGCGCGGATATCACCCTGGTCGGCGCCACGCTCCGCGGCAGTGCGCGTCTTAATGTCCGCACGGCCCGCTTCGAGACCCTTGAGGCGAGCGATATCGTCATAGACGCCGAGATGGCGCAATCGCTTCGCCCGCGTGTGGACTGGAAGATTGCTGCTGGCGAACTGCAATCGGACGCGTTCTTCGCGCGCGCGATTGATGCCAGCGGCACGGTCGGTGTCATGATGGGCGAGAGCGAAGACGACGATGCCGGACCGCTTGGCCTCATCCGGTCCATCAGCCTCTCTGGCGACACCGGTCTATTGCGCTGGCAGACTTACGAAGCGGAACAGACTTCGGTGACATTGGATGCGAGCCGAAAGGGCGGATCGGACCTCACGGGCGACTTCGCCATGGAGGCGCAGGGTCTCGCCTCAGATACTGTCCTTGCCGACGAGATGACCCTTAGCGGTGAAGGCACGCTCAGCGATAATCTCGATCTGGCGTCAATCGACGGGGACTTCACTGCATCTGGCGCCAGCATTCCGGAAGATGTTCGCAATCAGCTCCTCGCCGCCGTGCAGTCCGGCCCTCCATTTTCGGGGCATGGCGCGGCCCTGCGGTCTGGTTTTGATGCAGCACTTCAGGCCTTCAAGACCGGCGCGGGCTATAGCTTTCGCCTGAAAGAGGATGCTTCCTGGTCGCTTGCCTCGAATGGAAATCTCGCAGTCTCTGCGGCGAACGGCGCCCGTCTGGCGCTTGCTCAGGTGGAAAGTCAGCCCGCAGTCTCAATATCGTGCGAAGGAATAACGTTAGGCGGCATCCTTTCCATGAGCGGGCCTTCGCTCCCCACGCTGACGGCAGATGTTCAACAGGCGACCATCAATGGTGATGGCATTGGCATTGATGCTGGCGGGATCGATCTTTCGCCCTGGACCGCTAGCGGGCTGACGCTGTCGAGCGAGCTCGGCCAGCTCAATGTGAGCAACAGTTCGGGCGAGCCCCGCATCCGCACGGTCGGCAGCGCTACCGTCAGCGGGCGTCTTTTTGGTCAGGACTTTGCCCCCACAACCATCTTTGGCGGCGTTGACGCGCTCATCGCCGACAGTCTTCGCGTCCAGTCCTACAGTACACGGTGTATCGGCATCGACTCCGGCGGGTTTTCGGCGCCGGACAGTCTGCGTGTGGGGGGTTTCATTTCCGAGCTTTGCCCTACTGATGGACGGCTGGTGAGGCGCGCCAACGGTGCCCTCACAGGTGAGCTCTCGATCGCGGAACTTAGCATCCCTTTTGAAAGCAATGATACGTCCGGAACCCTTTCATTTCGCGATGCGCTGCTCGACTGGCGTGCGGCCTCATCGGCCAGCGTGTCGCTGACGGGCGAAGAGATGACCGCCAGCATGCAGATTGGCGATAACTCGCTTGAGATTTCTGCCGCCGAACCCGAGCTTGGATTTCGCACGAGCGCCCCATTGGAGCTCTCGGCGCGCACCGGATCGGCCGAGTTTTCGGGCACCCTCGTGCCTGCGATCATCGACCTGGACGCTCTGGTCTTCGACGCAACACTTCCGCAAAGCGGTCTTCTTGGGTCGGCAACGGCGCGCAATGTCGTTGTGCGCGAC
It includes:
- a CDS encoding intermembrane phospholipid transport protein YdbH family protein — its product is MTGVCAVLGLILLALCLAWLFRQSILGQVAKSWCQSNELECIFEIDRVSFSGAELSQVSITNRQGKTPIEADEIDVELDWPSAFMPSVRAVRAERPVLRAEYTSEGNFEFGGLEDIGNGRSNNNANIEIPDISVKDARIELMTPAGQINLTGDVSGELPFQAEIHARIEPVELNTEDGQLVVEEGRADITLVGATLRGSARLNVRTARFETLEASDIVIDAEMAQSLRPRVDWKIAAGELQSDAFFARAIDASGTVGVMMGESEDDDAGPLGLIRSISLSGDTGLLRWQTYEAEQTSVTLDASRKGGSDLTGDFAMEAQGLASDTVLADEMTLSGEGTLSDNLDLASIDGDFTASGASIPEDVRNQLLAAVQSGPPFSGHGAALRSGFDAALQAFKTGAGYSFRLKEDASWSLASNGNLAVSAANGARLALAQVESQPAVSISCEGITLGGILSMSGPSLPTLTADVQQATINGDGIGIDAGGIDLSPWTASGLTLSSELGQLNVSNSSGEPRIRTVGSATVSGRLFGQDFAPTTIFGGVDALIADSLRVQSYSTRCIGIDSGGFSAPDSLRVGGFISELCPTDGRLVRRANGALTGELSIAELSIPFESNDTSGTLSFRDALLDWRAASSASVSLTGEEMTASMQIGDNSLEISAAEPELGFRTSAPLELSARTGSAEFSGTLVPAIIDLDALVFDATLPQSGLLGSATARNVVVRDHREDPFYQPLRGDLSATFGNGLMQLTGPVRTDRADRTVGDINMTLDLVNLDGEASVRTRDLVFQPGGFQPTALSERVRGLLSNARGTLNAGASFLIDGGDVSGTGFVEVENFGFDTLRIGAVNDVNGRVDFDRLLDLHTPPGQTVRLGEINPGLPLRDGEIRFQVLGADTAVIERAVWPFAGGELIVGRSEWTIAGTSDIVEITASELELSEIINVFQLPDISANGTVSGTFPVELEGPNVFIRDAVLRADEEGGTIAYTGDVADAASQADERVDMAFRALRNFEFSVLEVGANGNLTGGMMITLELVGISPDVLGGAPFAFNIGVDSELTKLVQAGRRVTGTDWLAEVATQSRNGDSAEGSDEEAAPETE
- a CDS encoding UrcA family protein; amino-acid sequence: MKKRISSLLFAMSLFGGVAHAETDYSKVQATFTFDQEALQTEAGAAEVLANLEVQAERACRKVSLVTIGLTVDEVCAEDLMYQAVNSIGHRNLASQYAASTYYTPAPSARIQLAAR
- a CDS encoding M23 family metallopeptidase; the protein is MNLSRSTITLSMLGIAAVGTSLGVFHSLGQSRTAQAQPAATVQLASPLAATLLSAEGFDVEDQVITRDATLQPRETLIELVTDLGVGGTDASRSLQAIYDAELVDPRRVRPGLNVTAQFRGDTPATAELVSLSLSRDSGEQILSKRMSDGAFMPMVLQAHTQPVERRVAGEIDGSIYQTALAQGAHDQQVVDFAKIFGYDLDFQRDIHPGDSFEIVYEEMVDERGNRVSSGNVIYAAINGRRLEKSYYRFAPEDDGAVDYFNYDGESATKFLMKTPINGARLSSNFGYRRHPISGYNKLHKGTDFAAPSGTPIYAAGHGTIERANRYGGYGNYVRIKHANGYQTAYAHMSRFASGMRSGARVQQGDVIGYVGSTGASTGPHLHYEVLRNGSHINGMTLDLPTGRKLSETPTIFAEFVARRDEIDAIRETAPAPNSGGMMMASAEAAPAP